A DNA window from Synergistales bacterium contains the following coding sequences:
- a CDS encoding PHP domain-containing protein, producing the protein MSAFLFSAGMRRCVDLHLHSKISDGVDDVCSLVGRLAAEGVETASLTDHDTVAGVPAFLVQTRRWGIEGIPGVELTARFPGVLHILGFCMRIDHPDLDEALHLLGEWRHRRSLRIVEALRSQGCSIQLEELRSESGGWRLTRSHFARALVRQGCAPTRPAAFRRYLSDASLTSASDAPLSPNECIQLIRRCGGYPVLAHPELTRRDCSVFEQVQSGLVEAGLWGIEVYNPRMRPDRILYLLKRAGRYGLAVTAGSDFHGDADNGRGPGLCVEAESVTLPRYRPRDT; encoded by the coding sequence TTGTCTGCGTTCCTTTTTTCAGCGGGGATGAGGCGTTGTGTTGATCTGCACCTGCACAGCAAAATCTCGGATGGTGTCGACGATGTCTGTTCCCTGGTGGGAAGGCTCGCGGCGGAAGGCGTCGAGACGGCGAGCCTGACGGATCACGACACGGTCGCCGGTGTCCCCGCCTTTCTTGTTCAGACGCGGAGATGGGGAATAGAAGGTATCCCAGGGGTGGAACTCACCGCTCGGTTTCCGGGAGTTCTTCATATACTCGGATTCTGTATGCGCATTGACCATCCGGATCTTGATGAAGCGTTGCACCTCCTTGGAGAGTGGCGCCACCGGCGGAGCCTCCGAATTGTTGAAGCGCTGCGGAGTCAGGGGTGCTCGATCCAGCTGGAAGAGCTGCGGTCCGAGTCCGGAGGGTGGCGGCTCACCAGAAGCCACTTTGCAAGAGCACTGGTGCGTCAGGGCTGTGCGCCCACCCGACCTGCTGCATTCCGCCGCTATTTGAGCGATGCCTCCCTCACATCCGCCTCCGATGCCCCACTGTCACCGAATGAATGCATTCAGCTGATACGACGTTGTGGCGGGTATCCTGTGCTCGCCCACCCTGAACTGACCCGGCGGGATTGCAGTGTCTTTGAGCAGGTGCAGTCGGGGCTTGTCGAGGCTGGTTTATGGGGAATCGAGGTCTATAATCCCCGGATGCGGCCCGACAGAATCCTGTATTTGTTGAAACGTGCCGGACGATATGGCCTTGCGGTGACGGCGGGGTCGGATTTCCATGGAGATGCCGATAACGGCAGGGGACCGGGTCTCTGTGTAGAGGCTGAATCGGTTACGCTGCCGCGGTATCGTCCCCGGGACACATAA
- the ltaE gene encoding low-specificity L-threonine aldolase: MRMIDVRSDTVTKPSKEMRAAMAIAEVGDDVYGEDPTVRALELKAAELTDQEDALFVTSGTQGNLVAMMTHCSRGDGVILGSGSHIYIYEGGGLAVLGGMMPLLVDDSGGIPSVEAIGGACKGENVHFAPARLLCLENTHNHHGGIAVSPECFSRAVAVARDRELLVHLDGARIFNAAVAHDVPASVFTGQVDSVQICLSKGLGAPVGSLVCGSKGFIHRARHWRKRLGGGLRQAGVIAAAGLYSLEHMVERLGEDHDHAALLAELLNRGGLAVEQHEGTTNMVFITLPEDACTAPELVARCGERGVLFNAVGERRVRLVAHVDVNEEMIRQTAEVILAAL, encoded by the coding sequence ATGAGGATGATCGACGTACGCAGCGACACGGTGACCAAACCCTCCAAGGAGATGCGGGCTGCGATGGCTATAGCGGAGGTGGGTGACGATGTATACGGTGAAGACCCCACTGTCCGGGCGCTCGAGTTGAAGGCTGCGGAGCTGACGGATCAGGAGGACGCGCTCTTTGTGACATCCGGTACACAGGGGAACCTCGTGGCCATGATGACGCACTGTTCCCGAGGTGATGGGGTCATCCTGGGCTCCGGAAGCCACATCTATATCTATGAAGGTGGCGGGCTGGCGGTTCTCGGCGGGATGATGCCCTTGCTGGTTGACGATAGCGGCGGGATACCCTCCGTTGAAGCGATAGGGGGAGCCTGTAAAGGCGAGAACGTTCACTTTGCTCCGGCCCGGCTGCTTTGTCTCGAGAATACCCATAATCATCACGGGGGGATCGCCGTTTCCCCGGAGTGTTTCTCGAGAGCAGTGGCGGTGGCCCGGGATAGAGAGCTCCTGGTACACCTTGACGGTGCGCGGATTTTCAATGCCGCCGTTGCGCATGATGTTCCGGCATCTGTATTTACCGGTCAGGTCGACTCCGTGCAGATTTGCCTTTCCAAGGGACTGGGAGCTCCCGTAGGTTCGCTTGTCTGCGGATCAAAGGGATTTATCCACCGGGCCAGGCATTGGCGAAAGCGCCTAGGTGGAGGGCTCCGACAGGCTGGAGTGATTGCGGCTGCAGGGCTCTACTCGCTGGAACACATGGTAGAGCGTCTGGGTGAGGATCATGACCATGCAGCATTGCTTGCCGAACTGCTCAATCGAGGCGGTCTGGCTGTGGAACAGCATGAGGGAACGACAAACATGGTGTTCATTACGCTCCCTGAGGATGCATGTACTGCCCCGGAGCTGGTGGCGCGTTGTGGAGAACGAGGGGTGCTCTTCAATGCAGTGGGTGAACGCCGCGTCCGTCTTGTGGCGCATGTCGATGTCAACGAAGAGATGATCCGTCAGACGGCGGAGGTGATCCTTGCGGCGTTGTAG
- a CDS encoding homoserine dehydrogenase, which yields MRLNLLGLGRVGRGFVEHVLEKHDAVARQYGCAMDIVAVATRSRGGIYREAGLRPEQVLQWIDVGNSLRDELPPDTIFDLAVDELIEHQEYDVLVESTVTNLVHAEPAATYMKTALQRGKHVVTTNKGPVALHFPELSRLAAERGVCFLFEGTVLSGTPLFSFVRHGLRGSRIFSFEGVVSGTCNYMLSLMAKGASFDEALVDAQRMGITEANPSLDVDGWEAAAKAAIISQVLMGAEPLDIRMLPFEGIRHVTPQMIQEARRSGRCLRHVARVERLGEGVDIAVKPVMLPKNHPLSILPGNTNGALFFTDTLGEVYVSGAGAGARQTGYALFQDVLSLPG from the coding sequence TTGCGTCTCAACCTACTTGGACTGGGCAGGGTCGGCAGGGGTTTCGTCGAGCATGTTCTGGAAAAGCACGATGCGGTTGCCCGGCAGTACGGCTGTGCAATGGATATTGTTGCGGTTGCCACACGCTCCAGAGGCGGGATCTACAGGGAAGCGGGACTGAGGCCTGAACAGGTTCTCCAGTGGATCGACGTCGGGAACAGCCTTCGTGACGAACTGCCGCCCGATACGATTTTTGATCTGGCGGTGGATGAACTGATCGAACACCAGGAATACGATGTGCTGGTGGAGAGCACGGTGACCAACCTTGTCCATGCCGAACCCGCCGCGACGTACATGAAAACAGCTCTGCAACGGGGGAAGCATGTGGTGACAACCAACAAAGGTCCTGTGGCACTGCATTTTCCGGAGCTTTCCCGGCTTGCCGCGGAACGCGGGGTCTGCTTTCTCTTTGAAGGGACCGTGCTCTCGGGAACACCGCTTTTTTCATTTGTCCGCCATGGGCTTAGGGGAAGCCGGATCTTCAGTTTTGAAGGGGTGGTGAGCGGGACCTGCAACTACATGCTCAGTCTGATGGCCAAGGGTGCCTCTTTTGACGAAGCGTTGGTGGACGCCCAGAGAATGGGCATTACCGAAGCGAACCCCAGCCTTGATGTGGATGGTTGGGAGGCGGCGGCCAAAGCTGCTATCATATCGCAGGTTCTTATGGGAGCCGAGCCTCTGGATATCCGGATGCTCCCCTTTGAGGGTATCCGGCATGTCACCCCGCAGATGATTCAGGAGGCCCGTCGATCCGGGAGATGCCTCCGACACGTGGCCAGGGTGGAGCGCCTGGGGGAGGGTGTGGATATTGCGGTCAAGCCGGTGATGCTCCCCAAGAATCACCCTCTCTCCATACTCCCGGGGAACACCAATGGTGCGCTGTTCTTCACCGACACCCTCGGGGAGGTCTATGTCAGCGGTGCGGGGGCGGGAGCTCGGCAAACGGGATATGCACTCTTTCAGGATGTGCTGTCTCTTCCAGGCTGA
- a CDS encoding chemotaxis protein CheW has protein sequence MDVQGIMEAAEDGRSSSDARIILVFDLFKEHYGLDVGQVREIVRVPPKITRVPNAPAYVRGVINLRGNVIPVMDVSTKMGGEHHEIHDNSRIVVVEPRGLLFGFLVDGVREVRNIEERNIESSDSVEASVDDRYLQGVAKDQNGELTVLLDIATLFEVEEIVEEEA, from the coding sequence ATGGATGTTCAGGGCATCATGGAAGCTGCGGAGGACGGCAGGTCTTCCAGTGATGCACGGATTATCCTCGTTTTTGATCTCTTTAAGGAACACTACGGTCTGGACGTCGGGCAGGTGCGGGAGATTGTCCGGGTGCCTCCCAAGATTACGAGGGTGCCCAATGCGCCGGCCTATGTTCGTGGTGTCATCAATCTTCGAGGGAATGTCATCCCTGTCATGGATGTCTCTACCAAAATGGGCGGTGAGCACCACGAGATCCACGACAATTCACGGATCGTCGTGGTGGAACCCCGTGGACTGTTGTTCGGCTTTCTGGTTGACGGAGTCCGTGAAGTCAGGAATATCGAGGAGCGGAATATCGAATCCTCCGACTCGGTGGAGGCCAGTGTCGATGATCGCTATCTCCAGGGTGTGGCCAAGGATCAGAATGGGGAATTGACGGTGCTGCTGGATATCGCGACGCTCTTCGAGGTAGAGGAGATTGTCGAGGAAGAGGCGTAA